TCTGGGACGCAACGAAAGAGCTTCTCGACAGCTCTCTCCTCGTCGTAGGTGTCGTCGCCGTACTGCACCATCTTCTGCAAAAGAGTGTTGAGACGGAGggcaaagtcatcaacatcctcacctgGCTTGAAGGCCAGGTTCTCCCACTCCTTGCGGAGTGCCTGCAGTGTGGACTTGCGGGCGCGGTCGCTGCCGATACGTGCCACAGCGATGGCATcccaggcctccttggcagtccACTTATGGGAAAGCGAGAACTGCATCTCGAGCGGGACTGCAGCGATGAGGGCATCCAGTGCCCGCCGATCCTCATCGTAGTCAACGTCGCCGTACCGGACTGCCTCCCACATGTGCCGCACCTggagcctcaccctcatcaccgcggcccgctcgatgtagttggttttggtgagggtaggccacccaccgccgAGACCAAAGTCCCTTACCACCGTCTGGACGCCGTGGTGACCATGGCACCGGTCAGGGGAGGGAGAGCCGCGCTGCCTGCGAGGGCCGCGCGCGGGCTCCGggctgccgccggcacgcccgcGCCCATCTGGGTTCCCGTCGGCGGGTGCGCGGTcccttgggccgccgccgccgctctgcccgttcccgtgcccttcctcttgccagctcctcaagctccctgtcggcggtgatgtcgccggcgatggagccgttgatgctgctgcgcaaggtctcaacctctacctccgccgcacGTGCCGCATCTTCCGCCGCCTCTGCTTCCGCCTCCGACCTGGCTGCTGccaactccgctgccgccagtctggccgccctcgctgctgctgcagcggtcTGAGCCGTTGCTCGCCTGCGCTCTTCTGCTGCGGCGAGCTCGGTGTCCTGCTGACGCCGAGTGCTCGAGGCGACCGAACGCCGAGACCGAACGTCGGACATGGCACACCTCCGGGGGGCTGCTgcgtggagagggggaagggaaaggggaaggaggagcagccggtgttgctgctgctgctgctgctagctgagagctcaaccgagcttgggaaggggtggaacaagagatgtttagcctacaggaaagtgtggctttgataccagatgttagaacttcaatggttactctcattgagaagaggatggcactcgagatggggcaattttctggttttcttcattcacaaaacACAAAGCCATACCTacccgagggaggttggatacatatatatatagccatagctggctgctagcctattgctgcaccctcctagtctaaaattcgaaatttgaatgggatgctgtcctagagggcatccaaactgaataaagcataaaggaggcataaaggagatgctaaCTGCTGCTGTCCTACTAACCGCAGCTGTCCTAGCAACTGAAAAATACGCTAAAGAAGTAGATGCTGTCCTGAAAAGGTGAAACTacccaaaagcaaaaagaagaatcaCGACCAAGGACCACGAAGACTTATCCATCAAATTTGAATAATATTTTACACAAAGAAAATCATGGGCGTGACATACTTTAAAGGAGGAACGTTCCGATTTTCTGCAGGACTGAGGCCACTTAGCAATGCCTTCCGGGCATGAATAATGAAATGCCTAGTTGGTGATTTTGAAACAACCTTATCTACAAATTCACctgggaaagaaaaaaaaagtcaatgtaCCTAACAGTGAGAAAGATACGTAGTTTGTTGCAATATGGCACTGTATCAGCACATGAGGTTAAATTAACCCTCAAACAATACTCCTATGATAATTAAATACCATGCAATACAAGAACTAATTAAACATCATATGAAAAATTTATCTAGAGTAACATGAATGAGAATCATTAAAAGTATGCACCTACAGCATGACATAGAATTTGAACTGggtaatataaataaaaaaaagatatgttACAAATTCCTAACAAAAGGAACTATGTCGTGTGACATGTTAAAAAGAAATGGGCCATATCCATATATCATAACAAGAAGAAAACAATTAAATTGAGCAACTTATTCTTAGACTTGATTTCCCATTATTCAGTTACCTAATTATTTCAGCTTGATGTGTGCAGAAGGGATAATCTCTAAATAAATGTAAAAGGATGTTGTTATCATACAAAAAGGTTGATCACATGTCAAATATATACATCACCAATTAACTGGCAACCATAGTTAAACATTGCAATTTAATAGGAGTCCAATGCTTTGAAGATAATCCTCAGCCAACTCAGGGGGAAAGGggaatttttcaaatttagcCAAACAGCCATGGGTGATTATTTTTGGccctaaaaaaagataaactgcAGTAAATGTCATCATGCCACCATTTCATCTACAAGCAGATTTACATACAGTAGATTAATTTGGAATAAGTCATGATAAATATATGCAGAGAACTAGAGACTCTCCACTGATGTTAGAAGCTTTCAACTATTCTTTTGATTTGAGAAgatatgagattttttttatgctcTGATGCTGTTGAAAACTTGAAATGTAAGGAGTAATTGCACCAGTGGTACATTTTAGGGGTCAGTTAATACTAATCCAAGATTTTAACCGTCCAGCATCACTATGCACAAGAGATActactgtttttttctttcttcaattTGACCTTAAGGGCACAACCACCGCCAGAAGAGTACAAATACACTGACCAGTAACCAATAACAACTACAGCTAGGTAACCTGGTTCTTGTAAAACAACCAGATAACACCAGCAAGTGATTTACTTATATTTAGCTTATGGTATAGGTtaacatattttgataatatgagACATTAAAGCATGCCGCAACCCATTGTTGATTGATCCTTTTCGGTGTAAAAGTGCATCTGATAGAGTGTACTTATTTGACATGATTTCCATGGCTCATATCTGGGAAGCCTAAGGAAATTTAAAGGAACATGAGAGGTCTCTGAAGAAAGCTCACAAAGTTCTTCGTAGGAGTCACGATCATCAACACCAATTCTGCACTTAACGCTGACTGGGACATTACAATTGGCAGCAATAGCTGACATAGCATCCCCTACAAACTTCAGATAATTGAATCAATATTTACTAAGGGTGGAGAAAGAACAAATTGATGCTACCTGATGGTTTACTGCAATGAATTCATAAAGCAAACCTCTGGATCAAACATTAAGCGAGCACCGAAGCAACCATGACCAGCAACTTTGCCACTGGGGCAGCCACAGCTGATACAAAACGTTTGGAGTAAATTATATGTAATAAAAGAAATGTCATACATGATTAGATGAGATTGAGTGACGCTTTTTTACTTTAGGTTGATCTCATCGTACGAATAAGCATTTGCCAGTTCAGTTGCCTTCGCTAAGTTATCCAGATTACTTCCACCAATTTGCAACACAATAGGATGCTGTTCAGCAGGAAACGCTAAAAATCTATCCTGCATATTGTGACGACAAAAGAATAAGATTTATCAATTCTGTGTAGCAGTGTCATGTGCACATAATGTGAACCATATGTCGTAGACACGTTTCACAGTTGCCTTCATTGCACCAAAAGTAGAATTTAAGAAACAATGATTGAAGACATAGTGACAAATATACAAAACAAGCCAGCACTGATGGTGCCAAGTTGAGTTGAAGTGGTTCCCCCATATTAAGCTGCCAGTGCCGCCAAGAAAGCTCATCGCAACTTGATAacatacaaaagaaaaaacatgtgGGCAATACATTGCTGGTTATCCCGATAAGGCAGTaagttgattctttttttcattAAACTGCAATATTTATGTGAAAAAAAGAGCTGATTAGCTAAAACAATGGATATCCTTCGCATATGCCTAGATTGAGACAGCAGAGGAGATGAACTATATCTGACAAAAGGAATCAGTGGAATGCCGCTGTATGATTAGGTTCCAAGTTGTGATATATGAAAGCGCACCATGGGCTAATGGAACTATTAAGATGAACATTATACTATAAGACTCTGATGAGTGTACTTAAAGAGTCACCAGATATAGCTTGAAGAGAATGGAAAACTTATGCAATGCGCACGGGAAAGTTTTTCATGGAACACCTGTGGCATTGTTATTGACATGAATGAAAGTGGGCCAATCGTAAACGAATTCAGTTTGCTGCTGACTCCAATCAAATCACTACCAGATTCACATCGCACAGTAATTCAGAATCGTGGTAAAACCACAGGTTGCTTCACTGCTGATCAGTTGCAGGGTTTCCTCCTCCGTAGCAAGGATTTGCATTTCTCTCATCTACGTTTCACCCGGTTTTAATCATGAAGAAGTGAAGGGCGGAAGGGCATATAGCTCACCAAGTTATCTTTCTGATGCACGATGGTCTCCGCGACCACCATCTCCGTGTAGAGCCACGCGTGCTTCGAGATCAGCCGCGCGAGCGTCCGGTAGTGGTTGTCCGTCCAGTCCATCATCGGCGCCACGCTGCAGGAGAAGAGGGGGAAAACCACGAAATCAATCAGCTATCCATGAGCAGCACCGCCATCCCCGCCCGTCTCCATTGCCTAAAACACGGAATAATTCCGCTCCCCGCTCACCTGAACAGCGGAGGAAGGTGCCCGCCACCTCCAGTcgcggaggagctcgccgcgcgagcgcGGGCGCGACACGGGCCCACGCCGCGAGCGCGCTGCGGCGGCAGGAGCGAGGCGCCGCGGATGCTGCCGGGCGCGGCCAGCGGAGGGCGCAGGGAgtgcctcgccaccgccgcagccgacCTCACCGCGATGGCCATGCGAGCTgagctctttctctctcccgcatacggccgccgccacctccgccgccgctgccgccgcctctccttgGGAAGGGTACGGGCCGCTGCGGGTGAGGAGGAGAACGTGTGGCGAGTGGTGTCCTGACCGCCCGATCTGTGGCCAACGGTCGTGATTGCGTCTTGCAATACGACTACACGAGTCCGATCCGGATTACAAACGGCTTCAATCTACCCTTTCCTCCTCTTACACGggcacgttttttaaaaaaagctgcTATATACCGGTATCCCGTTGAAAAACAGGATGATTCTAAAACCAACACGGTATCGTCACCGCGCGCGTCAACAAAAACAGAAAGAATCGTATCGTACCAGTGCTCGCCGCGCCACCTGAACACATCCCACCGAATCCTCCTCGGAATCGCCGGCGCGAGCTCCTCAGCAAGGCATGCGATTCCTCGCCGGCGCAAGGCGAGCTCCTCGGCAACCCGACGAATCCTCCTCGAAATCGCGCGCCTCCGCGCACGATTCCTCGCCGGCGCGAGCTCCTCCGCATCCCCAAGATTGATCCTCGGAATCGCGCGCCTCCTTTGTTGATTTCGCCGGCGCACACGCCGTCTACCGATTTCCTCTGCAATCCGGTGCTCTGCTCCTACCTCCTCGACCGATTCTGCTCCAGCTATGCGCTGCAAGCTCAACATCAGCCCGCGTAAGAATTCTAAAGCCAGTTCTCTGTTATCTCTATTTTATGCATGCAATGTATGTGTTTTGATGTTTTGTTGCTATTTTGTGTGATTTCTTTTGATGCCCAGGAGAATAAAAAAAAGTGATGCCCCCTCGAGTGAATCTCCTTTGTGTGCACTTTCTGCTAGTGTGTCTGTAGCTAGCGAGTCAGTTGTGACAACAATAGTAGATAAGTTAGTGTTGGATGAGTTAAGTGCTGAAATAGAGATGTTAAAGGAGGCCCTTGTTAGAGCTAGATGTTAAAGAGTGCAGTCACCATGATCCAATGTTCAGAAGAGCAATCAGAGCTAGTCCAGTCGATCCTGTGTTGCAGAGTCGAGCTGTTCCCAATCACCTACCTCGGGCTCCCGCTCCCCCTCTGAAAGCTTACGAAGCACGATGTCCAACCGCTCCTTGACCGGTTTGTCAAGAAATTCGCCGGGTGGAAGCCAAAGTTTCTCTCCGCCGGTGACCGGCTGACCTTGATCAAGACAGTCCTACTTGCTTTGCCAGTGCATTACATGTCTGTACTTGAGCTCCCACAGTGGGCAATCAAAGAAATAAATAGGAAGTGCCGGGGATTTCTATGAAAAGGGCAGGAAGAGGTGAATGGCGGACACTGCTTGGTTGCCTGGAAAGCGGTCTGCATGCCACATGAAAATGGCGGGCTGGGAATCAAGAACATCAATTATTTCGGCAAGGACTTCGTCTCAAGTGGTTGGCAAAAAGGGGGAACAACAGGACAGGCCGTGTGTCAaggttatggataccatatacctaatagtagttgactaaatctcggcaggacccaccacataccatgtcttatacgaaaacaaccttcggatataggaggaattccgcataaggaatgatgaatagagttctacatggaaacgacaaggactacttggattgtatccatattggtttccctagttctacttagacaaggggacacctatgggtataaatacagggccccctaggaggagaggggacacggaacaatagatcaagacacaagatcaacataaaAGCCAACAtgcaagacaagacgccggatatcgaattcagagataagcatggctagtccctTACGGTATCTACGGATATTATCAGGAGAGATATAgcgctgtctttgatctcgccggatgcggattcgaggaggaaggctaccctgttgtcgactacaagtcagcacttcagaccgccaagtcgacaacagttagataggctactccaaatattgtacttgtgtgatccagatgaataaagagcaacaccggcttcggccaatgggatgtagggctattacctgtaagataaggggcctgaacctatataaaaatcctcgtccccatctcttttacttcaatctcgcatatatcctagtaccaacgattcccatactatgcaaataccggaatcgcgacataaAACGTCGACACCGTGAACAACAGTTCCAATAGATCAGTCGAAAGACTTGCAAGACCTCTACCTCGCAGGAACGAGACAAGTGTTGGGTGATGGGAAGAACACCAAATTTTGGCTGGCGGACTGGTTGCTGGTGAGGAGCATAAAGTTGAGATTCCCCTTGATCTTCAGCCACGTCGAGCGCTCGGGCTTGACGGTGGCATGAGGGCTTCTGAACCATAGGTGGGTACGAGACATCAAGGGGGCACCCTCCAATCGTGCAATTGGGGAATACTTTCAGATTTGGGACGTGGTCTAGGGGGTGCAACTTCAAGATGGGGAGGAAGATGAGACAATCTGGAAGTGGGCACCAAATGAAAAATACACTCCCTACTCGGCCTACAGCATGTTCTTCATGGCAAACACGGTGGCGCGATGTGGTACTCTGATTTGGTAAACAAGAGCGCCGTCAAAGGTGAAATTATTTATGTGGTTGGCCGAAAAAGGGCGATGCCTCACGGCGGATAATCTAAGTAAGCGTGGCTGGCCGAACCAGCAGGTTTGCCAACTTTGCTTGGTGGTTGATGAAGATTATGAACACCTATTTGTGTCTTGCACCTACACGACCAGGGTGTGGAGAATGATCAAGGGCTGGATTGGGGTTGGCTTCCTGCTGCCATATGAGTCAGGCTTGGACTTGGGCGAATGGTGGTTAGCGATGCGGCAAAAATTTCGGAACAACTACATGGATGCCATTGATAGCCTTGTGCTGCTTATTTGTTGGATGGTTTGGAAGGAAAGAAATGCGCGTGTGTTTCAGAACcagcggcgctcagccggtttcCTGTTTGGTTCAATCAAAGAGGAGGTGGCGATTTGGAAGGAAGCTGGGGTTTTCAGAAATATAGGAGAGAGGTTGCTCCGGTGACAACTTCCATTACTTTGACGGCTTCTAGTTGAAGTTAAAACtttgtatatttgtatatattctTCAATCGTAAGTATAAATTTAGTTGGCCTATCTTGGCtggcccggcgaaaaaaaaagagctagaTGTGACCCAGATGATATGGAAGTGGATAGAACAGATGGTATGCATGACTTGTCCCTGTGTGGTACAAAAATTGATGGAATGTACATAAAAGGACTGCTTAATCTCCAATATTTGTCAAAAGATTGCTTGTGTGTTTGCATACTATCGTTGAACTTTTGTATTAGAAAAATGATCAAAAGATGTACACTGAGTGTCCTGGCTGTTGGTGGAGGTAGTTTTTCACACACAATTTGTTATGTGATTGCTAAAAATTTTCACACAAGTAGCACATGATTCATGTGGTTTTCACAGATGATACTCTGTTAGGATCATGTGATACGCTAGTAGGATCACATGATACTCTTGAGGATCACATGGTACTCTTGTAGGATCATGTGATATCTTTGTAGCATCACATGGTTCTCCTCAAAAAAGTATCATTAAGTGATACATGTGAGGTATCACATATGATCCTACTTAGGTATCATGTCTTCTAACATGATCCCTATGGGTTTCACAGATGGTACTTAATGGTGTGATACTTTACAGGTATCACACATGATCCTACTCAAAAAGTATCATTAAGTGTGATACATGTGAGGTATCACACATGATCCTACTTAGGGATCTTGTCTTCTAACATAATCCTACTTGGGTATCATGTATCCTACTTAGGGATCATGTCTTCTAACATGATCCTACTTAGGTATCATGTCTTCTAACATGATCCCTATGAGTTTCACGAATGCTACTTAATGGTGTGATACTTTACAGGTATCACATATGATCCTAATAAAAAAAGTATCATTAAGTGTAATACATGTGAGGTATCACACATGATCCTACTTAGATATCATGTCTTCTAACATGATCCTACTTAGGTATCATGTGTGATACATGTGAGGTATCACACATGATCCCACTTAGGTATCATGTTTTCTAACATAATCCCTATGGGTTTCACAGATGATACTTAGTAGGATGATGTGATACTTTACAGGTATCACACATGATTCTACTTGGGTATCATCTCTGGTAACATGATCCTTGTGAGGTTTCAGAGATGATACTTTAGTAGGATGGTGTGATACTTGTGAAGTATCACACATGATCCTACCTAGGAAAATCGTCGATCATGATACCTGGGTAGGTAGGATCATGTGATACTTTACAAGTATCATACATAATGAAACTTTGAGGAGAATCGTGTTTCATTATGATTGATACCTGTGAAGTATCACATGATCCTATCCAGTATCATGCCTTGTAAAGTGGTTTCCTATGGGTTTCACATATGATACTTGAGTAGGATCATGTGAACCCTGGGAGGTATCATGATCCTCCTCAGTATCATTTCCTTAGGTTTCATATGATACTGAACTCAGTTTCATTGTGTACAACGTACTCAAACTATATTTAGTCCACAGAAAAGGTCTACCCAGTATAATCCACTTCTTTACcaacatatatgtacatgaaaACAGTAGCCACATACAGagttcatatcatttgattatTGTGCCCCTCGCAATCTTCCAGTTCAAGACAAAAACAGTAGCCACATAAACAATTCTGAAACTTGACTTGTTACATATGTTGGttgggggagaggaagggagggggcTAAAAAATGGCCTAAGCACGCATCCGACACTGCTTGAACCGAATGAGCATAGAAATGACGTTTTGGATGTAAGTCATTGAAGCGATGGTACAACAACCTTTTGCATAGCTCCCTATGATATTCTTTCATGTAGTCCTGCATGGATGACAAGAATGAGCAGTGTGAGATTTGTCAAGTGGGGGTTAAGCTGAGCCCTTGTTCAACCTTGAAGAGCACCTTTTCTTCTTTGAAACATGCATGAAATCGGATTCGCTTGAAGCAGGTGGCAATGCTATTTCAACTCTGTGCACATGTGTGAAAGGACAAAGAAAATATCATTTCAATGGTGATTCTTCTTAGATTGAACCAAAGTATCAAATCATTTTAAAACAGAAAACTCCCAGCCAGCCACTGAGATCTACAAACatcaacaggaaaaaaaaatccaaatcatCTGCATCTATGACTCAGCTGCATCTGCCATCTCTGTCGCCACGCGCTGCCCTCTATGACAAAAAGGATAACAATTGACAAGCAAAGCATACCCGGAACTAGAAGCCAGCAACCGACTGATGCGGATTTCTCTGATTTTGTTTACACTTCAGTTCACCTAAAAAAGTCCTAAGCAGTAAGCTACTAGTTGAATGGAGATTTCTCTGTTTCAAGACAGTGTGTACTTGTTAACGACAAAATTGCTCCAAGCAATATTTGCCTTCCCATCAATATACAACTAGAAGCATTTTTAGCGATCTATTCCAATTCGAACATTTTGCTGCAAGTATCATATCAAGTATCATATGATTCAGCACACACACACCCCTCACCTCTGGTACAAACATCCCCAGTGAATGAACAAAAATGCatagaaaaaagagagagtattAGCTTACTTTGATTTCAATTTGGATGTGATATGACGAGCCCCATCCACAGGTTGGGGATTCAACAAACCCTAGAAAATACAAAAATGAAGAGATGTTAAAATCGAAATCAGGAAATCGATGAAAAAGGAGtgataacaatccggcccaggtggggttggccgaggcccaataacttaagATTGGCTggaccccaacagttcataggcacacccactcggggaaaggcccaatctccctaaaagactagtccaataggggaagggtgactctcccttttaaggtggcttcctcctctcaagctaagcaaggtgggattattctggccggaccccaacagttcataagcacacccactcggggaaaggcccaatctccctaaaagactagtccaataggggaagggtgaCTCTctcttttaaggtggcttcttcctcccaagctaagcaaggtgggattattcagaggctcacacggtcgctGCCCGACTTTAGCGTCTTTGCTAGCGGGTAATAGTAGAGAATGTCCTCATCATTCCCACCCCCTTAACAAGGGCCCAactctgataccaaatgataataatccggcccaggtggggttggccgaggcctaataacttaaggttgcccggaccccaacagttcataGGCGCACTCACTCGGGAAAatgcccaatctccctaaaagactagtctaataagggaagggtggctctcccttttaaggtggattcctcctcccaagctaagcaaggtgggattattcagaggctcacacggtcgccgcccgactttaGCGTCTTTGCCagtgggtaatagtggaggatgtcctcatcaaggAGGAATGAGAGAAAGGGGTATCATGCGCACCAGCTccgccgcagacgccgccgccgcagccgccatcAACATGCTTACGTCACTCTCTCTCATTGGCACAGCTGACCTCGTGCGCACCGGCGTCGCTGAAGAGGAGGAGCAGCAAgcaggctccgccgccgccgccgcagccttgGGAGCTGTAGGTGTCTCAATGCTTCTCGAGGGTGTGTATCTGATCCGTGAGGGTGTGTGTTTGATCCATGGGAAATTGTCCTGTCCGGGACCGATCCCAAACGGTATATCGGTAAGTAGCATTTCTGTTTTTAAAATGACTAGCAAAAATGTTTGGTATGTTTCAACATGTGAAGATAATTTTCATGATTCATAAAAACTCTGCTAATTTAAATAACAAACCGAGAAAAGATGAACAAAACAATGGCAAAACAAAGTTAACTCAGTTGTGCTCGCTTCCTGTGTCATCACACGAAAAATCTCTTATGTACACATTTCCTTAGCCTCACAAATCGATCGGGTGGCTATTATATAAGTTGACGCATGTGTATTTTGCTATAGATGAGTGAAAGTTTGATTATTCAATTAGTGAAAGTTTTTTACCTATAGATAAAAAGCATTTGCAAAGTAACAAACTTGTTGTAGACACACCTTAAtgataatttaaaaaaaatatttatgaggaAAGAAATTTGGTAGAGAAGGATAATAAAAACAGAAAATGAGGAGATTAGATGTAGGTAAAATACAAAGTATGTAACTGTACGGACAAAATCCCTTATTTTATACTAGTATAAAGTGGAAAGTACGATGTGTGGTGGATTTTTAAGTTGGATTCTTGTCCTAGCCAAGGGCTTTAACGGGCACACGTGTTGATGAGCATGTATCACACAATCTCTTTGATTGTGTTTGGAAAATGGGATAAAGAGAGTGGGAAATGGATATTATTTCCAGTTTTGATATTTCCCTTGTTTGGATAGGTTGGGAATGGGATATGCAATCATGCTGGATTGAGGGTAATATTGCCAGGTGAAATTACCAAATTGCCCTCGCCATTTTGACCCTTCTATAATCTGTTGATTCATCTACCACAGCTCATAGCATCAAATCTGAGGGTGCTCTTTGGTGTAAGCAGCTGGCAGCAATCCACCGAGATCCTCGCGTGGGACGAAGGCTCTCGAAGATGGTGAGGTGCATGTATATATTATGTGATCGTTGGCTGCATTTGAATGTTATACCACTTATTGTAGggaggggtattttggtcatttctctagAAACTTCCATTTCCCATCCATCAAACCAAACATGGGATATGACTTTCTTTCATATAATCTCCCACCTCAATCTACCAGCatatcattttcttttcccAATAGGTATAACCCAATATCCAAATGGAGCCTTTATCGGCAGAAGCGTTTTCCTTTGTTACTGCTAATATTCTACTTTGGATCAGTGAAAAACAATTTCGGTAACCTCGGGCAAGTCATTATCTCAGCTGaaacttttgttttttcttttctttttctttgaatttgatcaaaatttattcaaatctAGTCAAATTGtcttaaaaatttaaataattttgaTCCAATAAGTCTTCAAAATCCCAAAAATTTGGGAATTTCGATGCTACCGACATGGCCGAATTTTTGAGCAAAACTGAAAATGAAAACCTTGCTTCAGATAAGAGAGACAGAATTGAATTGGCTTGAAGATGGAAAAATGAAAACCTCGCAGTTTAGGCCGACGGAAACCGTACATTTTGGGCTTTGGAAGGAAATTGTGTGTGGCCTGTTAGGCAAATAGAAGGGTGCAATTTTTCATATTTGACCTAGAGAATGTAAATGAAGAGGAGGGGAAAAGATGACTCCGTGTCTTTGTAAAAAGAAACCCATCACTCTAAGCAATAAAATGGGAGGCAACTACACGTCAGGCGCCCGATCCGGGGTGGGAAAATCGGGCGCCCACGTCATgttgacgtcagcatgacgtcagcaaGATGTATGC
This window of the Oryza sativa Japonica Group chromosome 4, ASM3414082v1 genome carries:
- the LOC4335364 gene encoding uncharacterized protein isoform X2 produces the protein MAIAVRSAAAVARHSLRPPLAAPGSIRGASLLPPQRARGVGPCRARARAASSSATGGGGHLPPLFSVAPMMDWTDNHYRTLARLISKHAWLYTEMVVAETIVHQKDNLDRFLAFPAEQHPIVLQIGGSNLDNLAKATELANAYSYDEINLNCGCPSGKVAGHGCFGARLMFDPEFVGDAMSAIAANCNVPVSVKCRIGVDDRDSYEELCEFVDKVVSKSPTRHFIIHARKALLSGLSPAENRNVPPLKYEYYFALLRDFPDVQFTLNGGITTIDQVTASIRQGAHRVMVGRAAYNNPWNMLGHVDSEVYGMPTRRSSRRQILESYQVYGDSIMGQYGPSRPNVRQLVKPLLNLFHSEPGNGLWKRKADSTLRHCKTLESFLEETLDAIPNSVLDAPIALVTAST
- the LOC4335364 gene encoding uncharacterized protein isoform X1 encodes the protein MAIAVRSAAAVARHSLRPPLAAPGSIRGASLLPPQRARGVGPCRARARAASSSATGGGGHLPPLFSVAPMMDWTDNHYRTLARLISKHAWLYTEMVVAETIVHQKDNLDRFLAFPAEQHPIVLQIGGSNLDNLAKATELANAYSYDEINLNCGCPSGKVAGHGCFGARLMFDPEFVGDAMSAIAANCNVPVSVKCRIGVDDRDSYEELCEFVDKVVSKSPTRHFIIHARKALLSGLSPAENRNVPPLKYEYYFALLRDFPDVQFTLNGGITTIDQVTASIRQGAHRVMVGRAAYNNPWNMLGHVDSEVYGMPTRRSSRRQILESYQVYGDSIMGQYGPSRPNVRQLVKPLLNLFHSEPGNGLWKRKADSTLRHCKTLESFLEETLDAIPNSVLDAPIGKEAYIEEGHFADMDSLLPPRYSSLTNGSCEIPALVTAST